A stretch of the Flavobacterium sp. 5 genome encodes the following:
- a CDS encoding RagB/SusD family nutrient uptake outer membrane protein: MKKIILSVLTFAVFAVSCEDFIDKEQRGKQTLENYFQTATECENYVNGLTRRLLITSDWYTLLAPRLTNETATDDAWMGNTGQDSGAFRPCAQYIVTPENMGSMNSIYTAHYYTIQSANIGLEKMALSPLSTTQKNQYVGESLFIRAYCYYELVNNFGAVPLYTTSLGTADLKLERSSVTAVYAQIEADLKESAAKLEGITVDRNGRVNKWAAYALLARVSLFQEKWAEAKLYSNKVITEGPYALEANFLNIWNVNNHNGVESILEAQSSSVQDKNLGSMLPTFSGARGEDKKNFPSNDAKDVIDGWGWCMPTSDLENAYISENDVVRRRSTITKWGEAAYGDEVLNPTHKFSLNDNKSGRICRKYYIPIATRRALDKKDGKLPLNVPLIRLAEMYLTRAEAAYQLGDAGAALADINIIRARVQLDAKVGLAGPNLLRQIYKERRLELAFEGLRLFDIRREKDPSTGRPVIESLMGANGTFVKYNLSSTDPYETTNLKEAQDKGINFNPAKNLLWPIPQLEIDLSGGLISQNSGY, encoded by the coding sequence ATGAAAAAAATAATATTATCAGTACTAACTTTTGCTGTATTTGCAGTTTCTTGCGAAGATTTTATAGATAAAGAGCAAAGAGGAAAGCAAACCTTAGAAAACTACTTTCAAACAGCAACAGAATGCGAAAACTATGTAAATGGGTTAACGCGTAGATTGTTGATAACAAGTGACTGGTACACATTGCTGGCACCAAGATTAACAAACGAAACAGCCACAGATGATGCCTGGATGGGTAATACTGGACAGGATAGTGGTGCTTTCAGACCTTGTGCACAGTACATTGTTACGCCTGAAAACATGGGATCGATGAACAGTATCTATACAGCTCATTATTATACTATTCAATCGGCTAATATTGGTTTAGAAAAAATGGCTTTATCACCGCTTTCTACTACGCAGAAAAATCAATATGTAGGTGAATCATTATTTATTCGTGCCTATTGCTATTATGAGTTAGTAAATAACTTTGGAGCAGTTCCATTATATACAACATCTCTTGGTACAGCTGATTTGAAATTAGAGCGTAGTTCTGTAACTGCTGTTTATGCACAAATTGAGGCAGATCTTAAAGAATCTGCAGCAAAATTAGAAGGTATTACAGTTGACAGAAACGGAAGGGTAAACAAATGGGCTGCTTATGCTTTATTAGCTCGTGTATCTTTATTTCAGGAAAAATGGGCAGAAGCAAAACTATATTCAAACAAAGTGATCACGGAAGGACCTTATGCTCTTGAAGCAAATTTCTTAAACATCTGGAATGTGAATAATCACAACGGCGTTGAATCAATTTTGGAGGCTCAATCCTCTTCTGTACAGGATAAGAATTTAGGATCCATGTTACCAACTTTCTCAGGAGCACGAGGCGAAGACAAGAAAAACTTCCCAAGCAATGATGCTAAAGATGTTATTGATGGTTGGGGATGGTGTATGCCAACCAGCGATTTGGAGAACGCTTATATTTCTGAAAATGATGTGGTACGTCGTAGAAGTACAATTACTAAATGGGGCGAAGCTGCTTATGGTGATGAGGTGTTAAACCCAACTCATAAATTTAGTTTGAACGACAATAAATCAGGACGTATCTGCCGTAAATATTATATTCCTATAGCGACTCGCCGTGCTTTGGACAAAAAAGATGGTAAATTACCATTGAATGTGCCATTGATTCGTTTGGCTGAAATGTATTTGACAAGAGCAGAGGCTGCTTATCAGTTAGGTGATGCCGGAGCAGCTTTGGCAGATATTAATATTATCAGAGCCCGTGTGCAACTTGATGCTAAAGTAGGTTTGGCAGGCCCAAATTTATTGAGACAAATCTATAAAGAACGTCGTTTAGAATTGGCTTTCGAAGGATTGCGTCTCTTTGATATCCGTCGTGAGAAAGATCCAAGTACAGGAAGACCAGTTATAGAATCTTTGATGGGAGCAAACGGAACTTTTGTTAAATATAACTTGAGTTCTACTGATCCTTATGAGACTACTAATTTGAAAGAAGCGCAGGACAAAGGAATTAATTTTAACCCTGCTAAAAATTTATTATGGCCAATTCCTCAATTGGAAATCGATTTAAGTGGTGGTTTAATTTCACAAAATTCTGGATATTAA
- a CDS encoding sugar-binding domain-containing protein — MFTKKILIPVFLFSCLSAFSQISFGDSKKINDNWKFNLQDTPEAQNTSYDDSKWQSVNVPHDWSIKGQLSPTLAACTGFLPGGIAWYRKSINVPQSKSGEKVYLYFEGVYNRSEVFINGHSLGKRPNGYISFAYDATQYVKYGAENTISVRVDHSQSADSRWYTGSGIYRNVWLVYSNPVHIAQWGVYAYPEVNKGNGTLNVEVEVENNSKAKSALTVINELISKDGKSVAKATSKIDVAGNQNGKIAAKMNIKNPELWDLEHPNLYQLKTTVLKDGKEIDKTVTQTGFRNFTFDPNNGFALNGKWMKMKGVCLHHDAGVLGSAVPREVWKTRLKTLKEIGVNAIRTSHNPQAPDFYELCDELGLLVLNEAYDEWEFPKRKWLEGWNYGTPGFEGSFDIFANWGEKDLEDFVRRDRNHLSVFAWSIGNEVDYPNDPYSHPVLDKGKDGFGQATYGGYKKDAPDAMRLGAIAKRLVAAVKKYDKSRPTTAGLAGVAMSNETEYPGSLDITGYNYTESKYQSDHEKYPNRVIFGSENVHDMGPWLAVKNNKHIFGQFLWTGIDYLGESGRWPSRGFYSGLVDFAGVIKPRGYFRQSLWSDKPMAYLGTYPLKNEKEVSKDAWSIWNYDQGQKIRVVCYTNAAKARLELNGKVVGETKVYDEKTGIIYWDIPFASGKLEAIGLDANDKEVSRYAISSTQQPVELTIADKNITIAKVKGVAKIMVQVKDQNGLPVMLSDNEVTCTINGAGTLLGLEAGNNSDMTDYTDNVQRVFNGHIAAYIQANGNSTEPIKVTFTSQWLKPVEVTINVK, encoded by the coding sequence GTGTTTACAAAAAAAATCTTGATCCCTGTTTTTTTATTCAGCTGCCTATCTGCATTTAGCCAGATATCGTTTGGAGATTCAAAAAAAATAAATGACAACTGGAAGTTCAATCTTCAGGATACTCCGGAAGCACAAAATACGAGTTACGACGACAGTAAATGGCAATCTGTAAATGTACCTCATGACTGGAGTATAAAAGGGCAGTTAAGCCCAACTTTGGCCGCTTGTACAGGATTTTTACCTGGTGGAATTGCCTGGTACAGAAAATCTATTAATGTACCTCAAAGTAAAAGTGGTGAAAAAGTATATTTATATTTTGAAGGTGTTTACAACAGAAGTGAAGTCTTCATTAACGGACATTCATTAGGTAAACGTCCAAACGGATATATTTCTTTTGCTTACGATGCAACACAGTATGTGAAATATGGAGCAGAAAATACGATTTCAGTTCGTGTAGATCATAGCCAAAGTGCTGATTCAAGATGGTACACAGGTTCTGGAATTTATAGAAACGTTTGGCTAGTATATTCAAACCCAGTTCATATTGCACAATGGGGAGTTTATGCTTATCCAGAAGTAAATAAAGGAAACGGAACTTTGAATGTTGAAGTTGAAGTTGAAAACAATTCTAAAGCAAAATCAGCTCTTACCGTTATAAATGAATTGATTTCAAAAGATGGAAAATCAGTAGCAAAAGCAACAAGTAAAATTGATGTGGCAGGAAACCAAAACGGAAAAATTGCTGCTAAAATGAATATTAAAAACCCTGAATTATGGGATTTAGAACATCCAAATTTATATCAGCTTAAAACTACAGTATTAAAAGACGGCAAAGAAATTGACAAAACTGTTACACAAACCGGTTTCAGAAACTTCACATTCGATCCTAATAATGGTTTTGCCCTTAACGGAAAATGGATGAAAATGAAAGGGGTTTGTTTACACCACGATGCAGGAGTTTTAGGTTCTGCAGTTCCAAGAGAAGTTTGGAAAACCAGACTAAAAACGCTTAAAGAAATTGGAGTAAATGCAATCCGTACGAGTCATAATCCACAAGCTCCTGACTTTTATGAGCTTTGCGATGAATTAGGATTATTGGTATTGAATGAAGCATATGACGAATGGGAATTTCCAAAACGTAAATGGTTAGAAGGATGGAATTACGGAACGCCAGGATTTGAAGGGTCATTTGATATTTTTGCCAATTGGGGAGAAAAAGATTTGGAAGATTTTGTACGTCGTGACAGAAATCACCTTTCAGTATTTGCATGGAGTATTGGTAATGAAGTAGATTATCCAAATGATCCGTATTCTCACCCTGTTTTAGACAAAGGAAAAGACGGCTTTGGTCAGGCAACTTATGGAGGCTACAAAAAAGATGCACCGGATGCAATGCGTCTTGGGGCAATTGCAAAACGTTTAGTAGCAGCTGTTAAAAAGTACGACAAATCTCGTCCAACAACAGCTGGACTTGCTGGAGTTGCAATGTCTAACGAAACAGAATACCCAGGGTCATTAGATATTACAGGATATAATTATACAGAAAGCAAGTATCAGTCTGATCATGAAAAATACCCAAACAGAGTAATTTTTGGAAGTGAAAATGTTCATGATATGGGTCCTTGGCTGGCTGTAAAAAATAACAAACATATTTTCGGACAATTTTTATGGACTGGAATTGATTATTTAGGGGAATCAGGAAGATGGCCTTCAAGAGGTTTCTATTCAGGATTGGTTGATTTCGCTGGTGTTATTAAACCACGAGGGTATTTCCGTCAGTCATTATGGTCAGATAAGCCAATGGCATATCTTGGAACTTATCCATTAAAAAATGAAAAAGAGGTTTCTAAAGATGCATGGTCGATCTGGAATTACGATCAAGGTCAAAAAATCCGTGTAGTTTGTTATACCAATGCAGCCAAAGCACGTTTGGAATTGAATGGAAAAGTGGTTGGAGAAACAAAAGTGTACGACGAGAAAACTGGAATCATTTATTGGGATATTCCTTTTGCTTCAGGAAAACTGGAAGCAATTGGTTTGGATGCAAATGATAAAGAGGTGAGCCGTTATGCTATCAGTTCAACTCAGCAGCCAGTCGAATTGACAATTGCAGATAAAAATATCACTATTGCAAAAGTCAAGGGTGTTGCAAAAATCATGGTTCAGGTAAAAGATCAAAACGGTCTTCCGGTAATGCTTTCAGATAATGAAGTTACTTGTACGATAAATGGTGCTGGAACATTATTAGGATTGGAAGCTGGAAACAACAGCGACATGACTGATTATACAGATAATGTTCAGAGAGTTTTTAACGGACACATTGCCGCTTATATTCAGGCAAACGGAAATTCGACAGAACCAATTAAAGTTACTTTTACAAGTCAATGGTTAAAGCCTGTAGAAGTTACTATAAATGTAAAATAA
- a CDS encoding glycoside hydrolase translates to MNSIKNYKVSLLFAGLLLINSSLISCSSDNNSDASEPATSSAKDLNVNLDANLQTMESFGASDAWQCNFIGQNWPQDKRNHIADLLFSKEVDAQGNPKGIGLSLWRFNLGSGSAEQGEASDIGDEWRRTECFTADGTTYDMSKQAGQVWFMKAAKQRGVEKLLAFTNSAPVYLTGNGKAHASIKEFYNLKDGKMPDLADFWVNSIDKLKTEHGLTIDYISPFNEPQYEWDGTGQEGSPATNANIYSFVNTLSPKLQAKGLESKIVVGEGGSYEPLYKTISGSASRSNQIDYFFGSNSTKNIAGLSNVKKTISGHSYWQAWPLSTLISSRQAAASKILTAPGLSLWSSEYCILESPGTSELPGGGGPGRDLGMKTALWVARLVSTDIAVGGVTSWQWWTAISRGDYKDGLIHVDDNASNGAGNANYCKFDGYVRETKILWALGNFSFFVKPGMVRVQIPNVDNAIATTGVMLTAYKDEIAKKLVIVAVNFSETATIRKLNLSGGTVVNNKLTPYITSDTKSLTKGTDVDAANFEIPARAVVTYVGTYK, encoded by the coding sequence ATGAATAGTATTAAAAACTATAAAGTAAGCCTGCTATTCGCAGGCTTGCTTTTAATCAACTCATCGTTAATTAGTTGCTCATCGGATAACAACTCTGATGCTTCGGAACCAGCTACTAGTTCTGCAAAAGATTTAAATGTTAATCTGGATGCGAATCTTCAAACAATGGAAAGCTTTGGAGCTTCTGATGCTTGGCAATGTAATTTCATTGGACAAAATTGGCCTCAAGATAAAAGAAATCATATTGCTGATTTATTATTTAGTAAAGAAGTAGATGCGCAGGGAAATCCAAAAGGAATTGGATTATCGTTATGGCGTTTTAATCTGGGTTCTGGAAGTGCAGAGCAAGGAGAAGCGAGTGATATAGGTGATGAATGGAGACGCACAGAATGTTTTACTGCTGATGGTACTACTTATGACATGAGTAAGCAAGCTGGTCAAGTTTGGTTCATGAAAGCGGCTAAACAGCGTGGTGTAGAAAAATTATTGGCTTTTACCAATAGTGCACCCGTATATTTAACAGGAAATGGTAAAGCTCATGCAAGTATTAAAGAGTTTTATAATCTGAAGGATGGAAAAATGCCAGACTTGGCTGATTTTTGGGTGAATTCTATTGATAAATTGAAAACAGAACACGGCTTAACAATAGATTATATAAGCCCTTTCAATGAGCCTCAATATGAGTGGGACGGAACAGGTCAGGAAGGTTCTCCTGCTACTAATGCTAATATTTACAGTTTTGTAAATACGTTGTCACCAAAATTACAGGCAAAAGGTCTTGAGTCTAAAATTGTGGTTGGCGAAGGAGGTTCATACGAGCCATTATACAAAACTATAAGTGGTTCAGCAAGCAGATCGAATCAGATTGATTATTTCTTTGGATCAAATTCAACCAAAAATATTGCTGGATTGAGTAATGTGAAGAAAACAATATCAGGTCATAGTTATTGGCAGGCTTGGCCATTGAGTACTCTTATTTCTTCAAGACAAGCTGCAGCTTCCAAAATACTGACTGCTCCAGGACTTAGTCTTTGGTCGTCTGAGTATTGTATTCTTGAAAGTCCAGGGACGTCTGAACTTCCAGGTGGAGGTGGACCAGGACGAGATTTAGGAATGAAAACAGCGCTTTGGGTTGCTAGACTTGTAAGCACAGATATTGCTGTAGGTGGTGTTACTTCATGGCAATGGTGGACAGCCATAAGCCGTGGTGATTACAAAGATGGTCTAATTCACGTAGATGATAATGCAAGCAATGGAGCTGGAAATGCCAATTATTGCAAATTTGACGGATATGTAAGAGAGACTAAAATACTTTGGGCTTTAGGGAATTTTTCATTTTTCGTAAAACCTGGGATGGTTAGAGTTCAAATACCTAATGTAGATAATGCTATCGCTACTACAGGTGTAATGTTAACTGCTTATAAAGATGAAATTGCTAAAAAACTGGTAATTGTAGCTGTTAATTTTAGTGAAACTGCAACAATTCGCAAACTGAACCTTTCAGGTGGAACTGTAGTAAATAATAAACTGACACCTTATATCACTTCGGATACTAAAAGCTTGACAAAAGGAACTGATGTAGATGCTGCAAATTTTGAAATACCAGCAAGAGCAGTAGTTACCTATGTTGGGACTTATAAGTAA
- a CDS encoding glycoside hydrolase yields the protein MKKVYVSLLLLISSMSFAQRTATISIDNVVQTMDGFGGSDAWRCQFVGKNWPDQKKNAIADLLFSKEIDAEGNPKGIGLSIWRFNLGAGSTEQGENSKVSDEWRRSECFLNADGTYDFSKQEGQRWFLQAAKKRGVEKYLIFTNSPPVSMTNNGLSFATQKNKLNLKEGSIPKFADFFVQSIQGLEKKEGIKFDYVSPINEPQWEWMANNGDKNSQEGTPATNQEIYDLTKALSDKLKAQKMSTKIVIGEAGQINYLYENVNGENRDNQIDYFFGNTKTNIAKLPNVENTISGHSYFTTWPVDRQVLSRKLIAANVKQKSGLKYWQSEYCILENPGESEIPGGAGGGRDLGMQTALFIARLIHNDIAVANAASWQWWTSLTRVDYKDGLIYLDDGKSKGGTAPDYVRNDGEFHDSKMLWALGNYSLFVRPGMLRIDVPNQDELGAANDVMLTAYKDAENKKLVIVAVNCGKSDQKYNFNLTNKTLKNSELTPYVTSENSNLKRANIQKIDKVLIPARSIVTFVGELQ from the coding sequence ATGAAAAAGGTATATGTCTCGCTTTTATTGTTAATCAGTTCTATGTCTTTTGCACAGAGAACAGCTACCATAAGTATTGATAATGTTGTACAAACAATGGATGGTTTTGGAGGTTCAGATGCTTGGAGATGCCAATTTGTTGGAAAAAATTGGCCTGACCAAAAAAAGAACGCTATTGCCGATTTATTGTTCAGTAAAGAAATTGATGCTGAAGGAAACCCAAAAGGAATTGGACTCTCAATTTGGAGATTCAATCTTGGGGCTGGGAGTACGGAGCAAGGAGAAAACAGTAAGGTTTCTGATGAATGGAGAAGAAGCGAATGTTTCCTAAATGCTGATGGAACGTATGATTTCTCAAAGCAAGAAGGACAAAGATGGTTTTTACAAGCGGCTAAAAAACGTGGAGTCGAAAAATATTTGATTTTTACAAACAGCCCGCCTGTTTCAATGACAAATAACGGATTGTCTTTTGCAACTCAAAAAAACAAACTGAATCTGAAAGAAGGATCTATTCCGAAATTTGCTGATTTCTTCGTTCAAAGTATTCAGGGATTAGAGAAAAAAGAAGGAATTAAGTTTGATTATGTGAGTCCAATAAATGAACCGCAATGGGAGTGGATGGCAAATAATGGTGATAAAAATAGTCAAGAAGGAACACCTGCTACCAATCAGGAAATTTATGATTTGACAAAAGCGCTTTCTGATAAGCTAAAAGCTCAAAAAATGAGTACCAAAATTGTTATTGGAGAAGCTGGGCAAATTAATTATTTGTATGAAAATGTAAATGGTGAAAACCGAGATAATCAGATAGATTACTTTTTTGGGAATACCAAAACAAATATTGCTAAACTTCCTAATGTAGAAAATACTATTTCTGGACACAGTTATTTTACCACTTGGCCAGTTGACAGACAGGTTTTAAGTCGAAAATTAATTGCTGCCAATGTAAAACAAAAATCAGGTTTAAAATATTGGCAATCTGAATATTGCATTTTGGAAAATCCAGGAGAATCCGAAATCCCTGGAGGTGCTGGTGGCGGAAGAGATTTAGGTATGCAAACTGCTTTATTTATTGCCCGTTTAATACATAATGATATTGCAGTTGCTAATGCAGCTTCATGGCAATGGTGGACATCACTCACTCGTGTAGATTATAAAGACGGTTTGATTTATCTGGATGATGGAAAAAGTAAGGGAGGAACAGCGCCTGATTATGTTAGAAATGATGGAGAATTCCATGATTCAAAAATGCTTTGGGCATTAGGCAATTACTCTTTGTTTGTACGTCCGGGAATGCTTAGAATTGATGTTCCTAATCAAGATGAACTGGGTGCAGCAAATGATGTAATGTTAACGGCCTATAAAGATGCTGAAAATAAAAAACTAGTGATTGTTGCTGTAAACTGTGGAAAATCGGATCAGAAATATAATTTTAATTTAACAAATAAGACATTGAAAAATAGCGAACTAACTCCTTATGTAACTTCTGAAAATTCAAATCTAAAAAGAGCGAACATTCAGAAAATAGATAAGGTATTGATTCCTGCAAGATCAATTGTCACTTTTGTTGGTGAATTACAGTAG
- a CDS encoding TonB-dependent receptor has product MKYRFIWLFIAVLCSATTFAQITVKGLVKDKSSLPIPGANIALKGTGTAISTDFDGRFSIVVPNKDSQLVFSFMGFTSKTIIVGDRTFIDVVLDQAGQSLEEVVVVGYGTMKKKDVTTSISSVKGKELQTMTVGNVTESLQGKVAGVQVTGQGGPGAQPRVLIRGISTLNLSTDPLYVVDGVPMGTSINFLSNNEIESMDVLKDASASAIYGSRASNGVILITTKRGKVGKPKFNVDLSNGFQMVNNPYNMADAESYANIMNKAYTNSGYSEYLPNAEQYRGKTTDWWGTGIKKGSPVRNASIGVTGGSEKNTYAASLNYYKSDSFYGVGGWERITARIANDFKFSDKVSVGITLNPRFETWGSPGNWADFDKIDPITPIYKPADQLNGTENEYSIYARSPSYVWNPVASVARYDDYTDQYNLNTNAYLQYEPIKGLIFRTQGSIEVGDKTQSIFRPDFVIDAAHEKAEINSVERKNTTNHDWTWQTTATYTKTFADKHNVSLMVGATMEEYNGNDVWGYGEGVPNNSDLMREVNAATKNRNSAGNSWSSSLQSYLSRLSYNYDSKYYLTGSFRRDGSSKFMQNNKWANFPSLSGSWRISNEGFMDNTKSVINNLSLKAGWGRVGNQNLPDAVYQSNIGQDYYVIGGEVVDTSYPSSMANKDIKWETVEDFNFGLDFGLFKNKFSGTLEYYQKTTKDMLFLKQFPTYSGFPGFSTMWTNVGSMKSNGIDLILSYKDKKGSFSYGADFTFTTVNVDMISLSADGEKLYGSNNRTLTVEGDEPGYFYGYVADGLFQNQTELNAHTDEHGTKLQQYAKVGDIRFKDVNGDGKLDDKDRTKIGSPWADYTMGLNLNFAYKGFDLIANFYASIGNDIVNQNISDLYNGASLTNKVAGLEDMAWHGEGTSTNVPRLSKNDDNENFTKFSSLYVEDGSYMRMKNLQIGYTFLNQFGLDRLRLSISGQNLWTVTNYKGVDPEVAGGDPEKGDRVKGAGFGGWNYPVQPTILMGLNVGF; this is encoded by the coding sequence ATGAAATATAGATTTATATGGTTATTTATAGCCGTGTTGTGCAGTGCAACAACATTTGCGCAGATAACAGTAAAAGGATTGGTAAAGGACAAAAGTTCTTTACCAATTCCAGGAGCAAATATTGCTTTGAAAGGGACAGGGACAGCAATTTCTACCGATTTTGATGGTAGATTCTCTATTGTAGTTCCCAATAAAGATTCCCAACTTGTATTTTCTTTCATGGGTTTTACAAGTAAAACCATAATTGTTGGAGATAGAACTTTTATTGATGTTGTTTTGGACCAAGCAGGTCAAAGCTTAGAGGAAGTGGTAGTCGTTGGATATGGAACAATGAAAAAGAAAGATGTAACTACATCAATATCTTCTGTAAAAGGGAAAGAACTTCAAACCATGACAGTTGGTAATGTTACCGAATCATTGCAAGGAAAAGTAGCAGGCGTACAAGTTACAGGACAAGGAGGTCCAGGAGCTCAGCCAAGAGTATTGATTCGTGGTATTTCTACTCTTAATCTTAGCACAGATCCTCTTTATGTTGTTGATGGTGTCCCAATGGGAACTAGTATCAACTTTTTGAGTAACAATGAGATTGAATCTATGGATGTGCTTAAGGATGCTTCTGCAAGTGCTATTTATGGTTCTCGTGCTTCAAACGGTGTTATCCTTATTACTACCAAAAGAGGTAAAGTTGGAAAACCTAAGTTCAATGTAGATTTGAGTAATGGTTTTCAAATGGTGAATAATCCTTATAATATGGCAGATGCTGAAAGCTATGCAAATATTATGAACAAAGCATATACTAATTCTGGATATTCTGAGTATTTGCCAAATGCAGAACAATACAGAGGCAAAACTACCGATTGGTGGGGTACAGGAATAAAAAAAGGTTCACCAGTGCGTAATGCTTCTATTGGAGTAACAGGAGGTTCTGAAAAAAATACGTATGCGGCAAGTTTGAACTATTATAAATCGGACTCTTTTTACGGAGTTGGAGGATGGGAAAGAATTACAGCAAGAATTGCTAATGATTTCAAGTTTTCAGATAAAGTTTCTGTTGGAATTACTTTAAATCCTCGTTTTGAAACTTGGGGTTCACCAGGGAACTGGGCCGATTTTGATAAAATTGATCCAATTACTCCAATTTATAAACCAGCAGATCAATTGAACGGTACAGAAAATGAATACAGCATCTATGCACGTTCTCCATCGTATGTTTGGAATCCAGTAGCCTCAGTGGCGAGATACGATGATTATACTGATCAGTATAATTTGAACACCAATGCATATTTACAATATGAACCAATCAAAGGTTTGATTTTCCGTACACAAGGATCTATTGAAGTAGGTGATAAAACACAAAGTATTTTTAGACCTGATTTCGTAATTGATGCTGCACACGAAAAAGCAGAAATAAATAGTGTTGAAAGAAAAAACACTACTAATCATGACTGGACATGGCAAACAACAGCTACCTATACCAAAACATTTGCTGATAAACATAATGTATCTTTAATGGTAGGTGCTACAATGGAAGAGTATAATGGGAATGATGTTTGGGGGTATGGAGAAGGTGTTCCAAATAATTCTGATTTGATGAGAGAGGTAAATGCAGCTACTAAAAACCGTAATAGCGCGGGTAATAGCTGGTCTAGTTCTCTACAATCTTATCTTTCACGTCTTTCTTATAATTACGATAGTAAATATTATTTGACAGGTAGTTTCAGACGTGACGGTTCTTCAAAATTTATGCAAAATAACAAATGGGCTAATTTCCCATCTCTATCTGGATCTTGGAGAATTTCTAACGAAGGATTCATGGATAACACAAAATCTGTGATAAATAATCTTAGTTTAAAAGCAGGTTGGGGTAGAGTAGGTAATCAAAATTTACCAGATGCTGTTTATCAGTCAAATATTGGACAAGATTATTATGTTATTGGTGGTGAAGTTGTAGATACTTCTTACCCTTCTTCTATGGCAAACAAAGACATCAAATGGGAAACTGTAGAAGATTTTAACTTTGGTCTTGATTTTGGATTGTTTAAAAACAAATTTTCAGGAACATTAGAGTACTATCAAAAAACAACAAAAGATATGTTGTTTTTGAAACAATTCCCAACCTATAGTGGATTCCCAGGATTTTCAACTATGTGGACAAATGTGGGATCTATGAAATCGAATGGTATTGATTTGATTTTGTCTTATAAAGATAAAAAAGGTAGTTTCTCTTATGGTGCTGATTTTACTTTTACGACTGTTAACGTTGATATGATTTCTTTATCAGCAGATGGCGAAAAATTATATGGATCAAACAATAGAACTTTAACTGTTGAAGGTGATGAACCTGGATATTTTTACGGATATGTAGCTGATGGTCTATTCCAAAATCAGACAGAATTGAATGCTCATACTGATGAGCACGGAACTAAATTACAACAGTATGCTAAAGTTGGTGATATTCGTTTCAAAGACGTAAACGGTGACGGTAAGCTGGATGATAAAGACAGAACGAAAATTGGTTCTCCATGGGCGGATTACACTATGGGATTGAATTTGAATTTTGCATATAAAGGTTTCGATTTGATTGCTAACTTCTATGCAAGTATTGGAAATGACATTGTAAATCAAAATATTTCTGATTTGTACAATGGTGCAAGTTTGACAAACAAAGTTGCAGGACTTGAAGACATGGCTTGGCATGGAGAAGGAACTTCAACTAATGTTCCCCGTTTGTCTAAAAATGACGATAATGAAAACTTTACCAAATTTTCATCATTGTACGTTGAAGACGGATCGTACATGCGTATGAAAAACCTTCAAATTGGATATACATTCCTGAACCAGTTTGGACTTGACAGACTTAGATTGTCTATATCAGGTCAAAATTTATGGACTGTAACTAATTATAAAGGTGTTGATCCTGAAGTTGCAGGAGGAGATCCTGAAAAAGGAGACAGAGTTAAAGGAGCAGGTTTTGGAGGATGGAATTATCCAGTACAGCCAACAATCTTGATGGGGCTTAATGTAGGATTTTAA